One part of the Oceanispirochaeta sp. M1 genome encodes these proteins:
- a CDS encoding FecR domain-containing protein: MSNTKKRSKAGLVVLIILLIIIGIPVAIVMMLQPGTARWNRITGEKTVVSSEGIEISSTSIIFHEDWLEKNIAKGFQLFNEESTDFQIAGSDLTLEKNELSFLIGAALINPLSSKGKTIKAAVEASISASLSDTRELKLQLESIKIGRMPIPVKLLTKIQAVKSSLNTENLLKGKEAEFDLETMSFTVNLDDIMKDISPGSHIQNFQFLDEKISVSVSLSSELNTEIKKLASELEDIIPDIHSAIIEKMPSPKTGSLEQASIIYQELAAQDKRESRATLSYVEGEVNASSNGNDRLLNFGDILDEGTILSTAKKSYAEIVLPGSSILKIIENSEVIIHSAAQEGMIEENRIELASGKIRAVVASLDSEDDEFSVQAGLTTMEVRGTDFIVSYDGVVELTVLEGAVAIENKESMALVKENQTVSAKENKKPEPESLSDKAREKLLKQTQIFTDPATVDSLLGYNSAPPLLKLFTIYADFFLSLTPEEQEELELIVNEYIEEHPELMRDLVQFAEEQGWMEEEIDS; this comes from the coding sequence ATGAGTAATACAAAGAAACGTTCAAAAGCTGGACTTGTCGTCCTGATCATTCTCCTTATTATTATTGGAATCCCTGTAGCCATAGTGATGATGCTGCAGCCCGGCACTGCCCGATGGAATAGAATTACCGGCGAAAAGACGGTAGTCTCCAGCGAAGGGATTGAGATAAGCAGCACCAGTATAATATTTCATGAAGACTGGCTTGAGAAAAACATAGCCAAAGGTTTTCAGCTGTTTAATGAAGAGAGTACAGATTTCCAGATTGCAGGAAGTGATCTGACATTAGAAAAGAATGAGTTATCATTTCTTATTGGTGCCGCCCTGATTAACCCCCTCTCCTCCAAAGGGAAAACCATAAAAGCGGCAGTTGAAGCATCAATCTCAGCATCCCTCAGCGATACAAGAGAATTGAAACTGCAGCTTGAGTCAATAAAAATTGGACGCATGCCCATACCGGTCAAATTGCTGACAAAAATCCAGGCCGTCAAATCATCCCTGAATACGGAGAACCTTCTTAAGGGAAAAGAGGCTGAATTTGATCTTGAAACCATGAGTTTCACCGTAAACCTGGATGACATAATGAAAGACATCAGCCCTGGAAGCCACATCCAGAACTTTCAGTTTCTTGATGAAAAAATAAGTGTGTCCGTCAGCCTCAGCTCTGAACTCAATACAGAAATAAAAAAGCTGGCCTCAGAGTTAGAGGACATAATTCCTGACATACACAGTGCTATCATTGAAAAAATGCCATCCCCTAAAACAGGAAGCCTTGAACAGGCATCTATCATTTACCAGGAGCTGGCAGCACAGGATAAGAGAGAATCCAGAGCAACATTGAGTTATGTGGAAGGTGAAGTGAATGCCTCATCAAACGGAAATGATCGTCTCCTTAATTTCGGAGACATTCTCGATGAAGGAACCATCTTATCAACAGCAAAAAAATCCTATGCAGAGATTGTACTTCCCGGTTCATCCATACTGAAGATTATTGAAAATTCAGAAGTAATTATTCATTCTGCCGCTCAGGAAGGAATGATAGAAGAGAATAGAATTGAACTTGCCTCCGGTAAGATCAGAGCTGTGGTTGCCAGTCTTGATAGTGAGGATGATGAGTTCTCCGTACAGGCTGGTCTTACAACCATGGAAGTCCGGGGAACGGACTTCATTGTCAGCTATGATGGAGTCGTAGAACTCACAGTCCTTGAAGGTGCAGTGGCAATTGAAAACAAAGAATCCATGGCATTGGTCAAAGAGAACCAGACAGTATCGGCAAAAGAGAATAAAAAACCAGAACCTGAATCCCTTAGTGACAAGGCACGTGAAAAGCTGCTGAAACAGACTCAGATCTTCACAGACCCTGCAACTGTGGACAGCCTTCTTGGCTACAATTCGGCCCCTCCTCTACTGAAGCTTTTTACCATCTATGCTGATTTCTTTCTCTCTCTGACTCCTGAA
- a CDS encoding sensor histidine kinase gives MTELLPSFFAPALRDSDEKVQTDLEVITHNPVIDSILTSVGGLLAVLNNKRQIITANATLLKTLGVPDIQCILGQRLGEALDCPHAREMPGGCGTSKYCSSCGAVIAMISSLETKNISEEKCHIEKDDNGKKLDLSFSIRSCPIDIEGKGFLLLFLQDISAEERWQAMERAFFHDLNNVIGSVMGSSEMLKLKNNVNDSSHEAQLLNQVIKRLVEEVSVHKILCENKGYETLTRRDEYTVREICDSLEGLFESHPSSRGKIFHIDRQGTNRTLFTNSTLLLRVLTNMLTNAFEASAPGEKVCLSTALKDDGINFSVWNSQHIPEEVALRVFQRNFSTKSETGRGLGTYGMKLFGEKILGGRVEFTTKKDQGTTFSIYLPIEDR, from the coding sequence ATGACTGAATTACTGCCTAGTTTTTTCGCACCGGCTTTGAGGGACAGTGACGAGAAGGTTCAGACAGATCTTGAAGTGATTACCCATAATCCAGTCATCGATTCCATACTCACGTCAGTGGGCGGACTGCTGGCCGTACTCAACAACAAGAGACAGATCATCACTGCCAATGCGACACTCCTGAAAACTCTGGGAGTACCTGACATCCAGTGCATTCTTGGCCAACGTCTTGGTGAAGCCCTGGACTGTCCTCATGCGAGAGAGATGCCCGGCGGCTGCGGCACAAGTAAATACTGCTCAAGCTGCGGTGCAGTAATCGCAATGATCTCCAGTCTGGAAACTAAAAATATTTCCGAAGAGAAGTGCCATATAGAGAAAGATGATAACGGAAAAAAACTGGATCTCAGTTTTTCTATCCGTTCCTGCCCCATAGATATAGAAGGGAAGGGCTTTCTGCTCCTCTTTCTCCAGGACATCAGTGCTGAAGAACGCTGGCAGGCGATGGAACGGGCCTTCTTTCATGACCTGAATAATGTGATCGGTTCGGTAATGGGCAGTTCGGAAATGCTGAAACTTAAAAATAATGTTAATGACAGCAGTCATGAGGCTCAGCTCTTAAATCAGGTGATCAAGCGCCTGGTGGAAGAGGTCTCAGTTCATAAAATACTCTGTGAAAACAAGGGCTATGAAACTCTTACCCGACGTGATGAATACACGGTTCGGGAAATATGTGATTCACTTGAAGGCTTATTTGAATCCCATCCCAGCAGCAGAGGTAAGATTTTCCATATAGACAGGCAAGGGACAAACCGGACCCTATTTACAAACAGTACACTCCTGCTGAGGGTTCTGACAAATATGCTGACCAATGCCTTTGAGGCATCAGCTCCCGGAGAGAAAGTATGTCTATCGACGGCGTTGAAAGATGACGGCATCAATTTTTCAGTATGGAACAGCCAGCATATCCCTGAGGAAGTAGCTCTTCGTGTCTTTCAGAGGAATTTCAGTACAAAATCTGAAACCGGCAGAGGACTGGGAACCTACGGTATGAAACTCTTTGGAGAAAAGATTCTGGGTGGCCGGGTCGAGTTCACAACGAAGAAAGACCAGGGGACCACCTTCAGTATTTATCTGCCTATCGAGGATAGATAG
- a CDS encoding rubredoxin-like domain-containing protein produces the protein MHKTKTDDLSSNALSIIFSNLAKASEKQQKYELQTAYSGLTDEYRESKNGADLASIKEDLAKTLAEDYPDVQAEAKALNDRGVQRALVWGQKVTTIQKSLIDRYLSKGEALTEGKDIYICEACGFIYLGIDIPALCPVCKAPPSRFSKI, from the coding sequence ATGCATAAAACAAAAACAGATGATCTAAGCAGTAATGCTCTGTCGATTATTTTCAGCAATCTGGCAAAGGCATCAGAAAAACAGCAGAAGTATGAACTTCAGACCGCTTATTCGGGACTCACAGATGAGTATAGAGAAAGTAAAAATGGGGCTGATCTTGCATCAATAAAAGAGGATCTGGCAAAAACTCTGGCAGAGGATTATCCAGATGTTCAGGCAGAGGCAAAAGCTCTTAATGACCGTGGTGTACAAAGAGCTTTAGTATGGGGACAGAAAGTGACAACCATACAGAAGAGTCTGATTGATCGTTATCTGTCCAAAGGGGAAGCCCTGACAGAGGGTAAGGATATTTATATATGTGAGGCCTGCGGATTTATCTATCTGGGCATAGATATACCAGCACTCTGTCCGGTCTGCAAGGCTCCGCCATCCCGGTTTTCAAAGATTTAG
- a CDS encoding 4Fe-4S ferredoxin produces the protein MYASRNISLCTKDCLCLFICPTGATDTENGQIDKTQCIDGCRMCVDACPSHAISLVFEEYPEPKAKDTQLVGSMLSFLEKKSSLEALAAGLAESSSDPGAQKLAKALQRSFRILGEDCAREGGFMLPQCNPVRDLKKDLDIIDIEE, from the coding sequence ATGTATGCATCAAGAAATATAAGCTTATGTACCAAGGACTGTCTCTGTCTCTTTATCTGTCCCACTGGGGCCACGGATACAGAAAATGGTCAGATTGATAAAACACAATGCATTGACGGCTGCCGTATGTGTGTAGATGCCTGTCCGTCTCATGCTATTTCTCTTGTTTTTGAGGAGTACCCTGAACCAAAAGCTAAAGATACACAGCTTGTGGGTTCCATGCTCTCTTTTCTGGAGAAGAAGAGTTCTCTGGAAGCTCTTGCCGCCGGGCTTGCCGAAAGCAGCTCAGATCCGGGTGCTCAGAAACTGGCAAAGGCTCTTCAGCGTTCTTTCCGTATTCTGGGTGAGGACTGTGCAAGAGAGGGCGGATTTATGCTGCCTCAGTGTAATCCGGTTCGTGATCTGAAAAAGGATCTGGATATTATTGATATTGAAGAATAA
- a CDS encoding diguanylate cyclase: MFFTEISVLWAILIISSSVLALYLSAYSFFRRQVSGAIEFSIFMFTIAMYSLGYAFEINAVTIERILNFIRFQFLWTTFTAPIFLLFVLRFIRQKPIKSIYYFLLFIIPVIIAALGLTIDSHTLLYRSYYLVEGDHFPLIRYEGGSWYAVQQIYLIGTSLAAEILLLVYLLRTRGTVQKQAILIFIASVMPTVNAILQPERSVNSYLDLQPFVMLLMGILLSIALFRFQMLDLVRAARWMAVDSIHDILLILDKDKNVQDINNAGKKSELLSDLKIGFPFCCKSEFSQFIMSKTIFDDIDIHKRTHHFDWNNKSYKFTVSHVLNRNEEIHGYAFLINENTEVVKLMNELERQAIYDELTSMFNRRQLINLANREIEIAQRNATDIGIIILDLDYFKLVNDRYGHLAGDKVLISVAACIRENLRTSEISGRYGGEEFCIICPQSNGAETYSIAERLRTSIERLVIDIGGDKIKVTASFGVHSTPDITGLNTEVLLQNADSALYEAKETGRNRSVLWSEIMLLHS, encoded by the coding sequence TTGTTTTTTACTGAAATATCTGTTCTCTGGGCAATCCTAATCATCTCCTCTTCTGTACTTGCGTTATATTTGTCTGCATATTCTTTCTTTCGAAGACAGGTATCGGGAGCAATTGAGTTTAGTATTTTCATGTTTACCATTGCTATGTACAGCCTTGGATATGCCTTCGAAATCAATGCTGTCACAATTGAACGGATTCTTAATTTTATACGCTTCCAATTTTTATGGACCACTTTTACGGCTCCCATATTTCTACTGTTTGTACTGCGCTTTATCAGACAGAAACCAATTAAAAGTATTTACTATTTCCTCCTTTTTATCATCCCTGTAATTATTGCGGCCTTAGGTCTGACCATAGATTCTCACACACTTCTTTATCGAAGTTATTATCTGGTAGAGGGCGATCATTTCCCTCTCATCAGATATGAGGGTGGGAGCTGGTATGCGGTTCAGCAAATTTATCTTATAGGGACATCACTGGCAGCAGAGATATTGCTTCTGGTGTACCTGCTGAGAACCAGAGGGACTGTTCAGAAACAGGCTATTCTGATATTTATCGCCAGCGTAATGCCCACAGTCAACGCCATACTACAGCCGGAACGATCGGTTAACTCCTATCTGGATCTGCAGCCTTTTGTGATGCTTTTAATGGGGATTCTTCTCAGTATTGCTCTGTTCAGATTTCAGATGCTGGATCTTGTCCGTGCTGCCCGTTGGATGGCTGTTGACAGTATTCATGATATTCTCCTCATCCTGGATAAGGATAAAAATGTACAGGATATAAACAACGCAGGGAAAAAAAGTGAACTTCTCAGTGACTTGAAAATAGGATTCCCTTTCTGCTGTAAATCAGAGTTTTCACAATTTATAATGTCAAAAACTATCTTTGATGATATTGATATTCATAAAAGAACACATCATTTTGACTGGAATAATAAATCCTATAAGTTCACAGTATCCCACGTCCTCAACAGAAACGAGGAAATACACGGTTACGCCTTTTTAATCAACGAAAACACCGAAGTTGTTAAATTGATGAATGAGTTGGAGCGGCAGGCGATATATGATGAATTGACATCAATGTTCAATAGGCGTCAACTGATAAACCTGGCGAACCGGGAAATTGAGATTGCACAGCGAAATGCCACTGACATAGGAATCATCATTCTTGATCTCGATTATTTCAAACTTGTGAATGACAGATATGGTCATCTTGCAGGTGATAAAGTACTCATAAGTGTTGCGGCCTGTATCAGAGAGAATCTTCGTACAAGCGAAATCTCAGGTAGATATGGCGGGGAGGAGTTCTGTATTATTTGTCCTCAGTCTAACGGAGCAGAGACTTATTCCATTGCCGAGCGTCTCAGGACATCCATTGAAAGACTGGTGATTGATATCGGCGGTGATAAAATAAAAGTAACCGCCAGCTTTGGTGTACACTCAACTCCAGACATTACTGGATTGAATACAGAAGTACTACTTCAGAATGCAGACTCTGCTCTATATGAAGCCAAAGAAACCGGTCGAAACCGATCGGTTCTCTGGTCTGAGATAATGTTGCTGCACTCTTGA
- a CDS encoding PadR family transcriptional regulator has product MNTVSNALQGRFKQDMKRGVLSLAVMSRLGEEHYGYSLIRELEAEGFSLSQDTLYPLLRRWEDQGIVESEWKMEESRPRRYYKLSSKGFELYETLKLEWRGLDSTIRSLIK; this is encoded by the coding sequence ATGAATACCGTTAGCAACGCATTACAGGGTCGATTTAAACAGGATATGAAGAGAGGAGTACTCTCTTTAGCCGTTATGAGCCGTCTGGGAGAGGAGCATTACGGATATTCCCTTATCCGTGAGCTTGAGGCAGAAGGTTTTTCCCTCTCTCAGGATACCCTCTATCCTCTGCTGCGCCGCTGGGAAGACCAGGGCATTGTGGAGAGTGAATGGAAGATGGAGGAGTCCCGCCCCCGGCGCTACTATAAGCTCAGTTCGAAGGGATTCGAGCTGTATGAAACCCTGAAGCTTGAATGGAGAGGTCTCGATTCAACCATAAGGAGTTTGATCAAATGA